A single genomic interval of Rhododendron vialii isolate Sample 1 chromosome 3a, ASM3025357v1 harbors:
- the LOC131321121 gene encoding uncharacterized protein LOC131321121 — protein MTALFYQSYWSTVGKDVVAAVKSFFHSSHLLRSMNQTLITLILKVGRPTMPENQSAFVGGRQILDSILIAHEIMHSLKNRRYGRKGWVALKLDMAKAFDRKEWSYLESVLRKFGFNETWIRWVMSCITREATSLGCHAIDEILRKYEIAFGQMVNRDKSSLFFSPNTPADVNQGISEALNIRFENHGGKYLGLPSIIGRSKTGVFQYVKDRGGLGFCDFHDFNLALLNKDDIWLMASVLYSNASCPKLASWAWRSICAGRTVLRKGWRWCIVDGKAINIWHDPWLPRSLNFRELSPAAPVDSLCHSVTQVSDLIDEVTHSWNIPLIKALFSDIDVEVILSIPISSHGAPDKGEWHYIDNGLFSVKSAYRLTRSSNVPHNSRERRIQFRLFTGWYLETNLVPDKNKMFLWRYSHNALAVLFNLFKKKIDVSPYCLRCNSAFETIEHLFFQCKSSKEVWENSLFANAVSPFWDSLSFIEWWIGMVQLVRNSSGVEDLHVILAILCWMLWKGRNTAYFDKKFWTCSTIVEKAITPCEEFKASTDPSSWLLPPPNAIKHNVDGAVNKKNDISSVGIVARNHFGEILRSISIPFAGFLSPHSTEALGFR, from the exons ATGACGGCACTGTTCTATCAATCGTATTGGTCAACTGTTGGCAAGGATGTGGTGGCAGCTGTTAAAAGTTTCTTCCATTCTTCCCACCTCCTTCGTTCAATGAACCAGACACTAATTACATTGATCCTAAAGGTGGGTCGCCCTACCATGCCAG AAAATCAGAGTGCTTTTGTTGGTGGTAGGCAAATCTTGGACAGTATTCTTATTGCGCATGAGATTATGCACTCCTTAAAGAATAGACGGTATGGGAGGAAAGGGTGGGTTGCTTTAAAGTTGGATATGGCCAAGGCTTTTGATCGCAAAGAGTGGTCTTATTTGGAATCAGTTCTACGCAAGTTTGGGTTCAATGAAACATGGATCAGGTGGGTTATGTCTTGCATCACCAGA GAAGCCACATCCTTAGGGTGTCATGCCATTGATGAAATCTTGCGGAAATATGAGATAGCTTTTGGCCAAATGGTGAATAGAGATAAGTCCTCTTTGTTTTTTAGTCCTAATACTCCAGCGGACGTGAATCAAGGGATCTCGGAGGCTCTTAATATTCGCTTTGAGAATCATGGTGGGAAGTATTTGGGTTTACCATCTATTATTGGCAGATCGAAAACTGGTGTCTTCCAATATGTTAAAGATCGG GGAGGGCTTGGCTTCTGTGATTTTCATGATTTCAATTTGGCTTTGCTAAACAAGGATGACATTTGGTTAATGGCCTCGGTTCTCTATTCCAAC GCCTCCTGCCCAAAGTTAGCCTCCTGGGCTTGGAGGAGTATTTGTGCGGGTCGAACAGTGTTGCGAAAAGGGTGGAGATGGTGCATTGTTGATGGTAAAGCTATTAATATTTGGCATGATCCTTGGCTTCCCCGTTCACTTAACTTTCGTGAGCTTAGTCCCGCCGCACCAGTGGATTCTCTCTGTCACAGTGTCACTCAAGTCTCTGATCTTATTGATGAGGTAACTCACTCTTGGAATATCCCTTTAATCAAAGCTTTATTTTCTGATATTGATGTGGAAGTTATTCTTTCTATTCCAATTAGCTCTCATGGTGCTCCGGATAAAGGGGAATGGCACTATATAGATAATGGTTTATTTTCAGTCAAATCGGCATATCGCTTGACGAGATCTAGCAATGTTCCACACAACTCTAGAGAGAGGAGAATCCAGTTCAGGCTCTTCACAGGATGGTATTTGGAGACTAATCTGGTCCCCGACAAGAATAAAATGTTTTTATGGCGATACTCTCACAATGCTCTTGCGGTGTTATTTAatcttttcaagaaaaagattGATGTTTCTCCTTACTGTCTGAGGTGTAATTCTGCATTTGAAACTATCGAGCATCTTTTTTTTCAGTGTAAATCATCCAAGGAGGTGTGGGAAAATTCCCTCTTTGCTAATGCTGTCTCACCCTTCTGGGATTCTCTCTCATTTATTGAATGGTGGATTGGTATGGTCCAATTGGTTCGTAATTCTAGTGGAGTGGAAGATCTCCATGTTATTTTAGCCATTTTGTGCTGGATGTTATGGAAGGGGAGGAACACTGCCTACTTTGATAAAAAGTTCTGGACTTGCTCTACTATAGTTGAAAAAGCGATCACCCCATGCGAGGAGTTCAAGGCATCTACAGACCCCTCGTCCTGGCTTCTCCCTCCACCTAATGCTATTAAACATAATGTTGACGGTGCAGTTAATAAGAAGAATGACATTTCTAGTGTGGGTATTGTAGCAAGGAAccattttggtgaaattttgaGGTCTATTTCGATTCCTTTTGCTGGTTTCTTATCGCCACATTCTACTGAGGCTTTGGGATTTCGTTAA
- the LOC131318936 gene encoding uncharacterized protein LOC131318936, protein MPSVGMRRTTRVFGARVLRSGRRLWSPPVEGKHIRASAAAGGGAANGEEWIELFDNSTDDGDRAGGEAQIRQKENGWRRDLGLKQDATVMELDEKVAEPESVRNVGRNNSRMWGSVYKRKRKGADIVGLDFEGSCKKKKTLEDKRYGKQFVRKQWGRFPCPLDESCGLKSSVRRRVLFAVVESSSCRSTFWFACFLGLVLQYLRRTKLRLVQLSAFVLSEPLAHVLSSHGIHLLRDCPRIKSSGICKIYGSSCFVPFFTVDFSALPFCFTYLHSSLLLRSAFLSCILEMHSNLTDDIMTEVEEDLPSYISYKRDSPVMDTLTIGDDNSGKRNSLHSSVGATRSIGRVVQTRSAVRSRRIQKRRSSMRSRRNKIPSVFRGRKTNGALVSNLFSSRRDGIALPPLLSDRQLRSSGRKISSPNIRELKSSLVGLAQDIGSTSCSANILVIESDKCFRIKGAIVKLEKINASKQWSLAVKKDGMTRYTLTAQKVMRPCGSNRITHDIIWTEDIYNWKLEFPDRRDWMIFKELYKECSQRNVQAPSANTIPVPGVYEVPGYADSNDIPFKRPNTYISVKDDELSRALEKRAANYDLDSEDEEWLRKFNNESYIGKEQWEHVSEDIFELIIDAFEKAFYCSSDDYPDQKAAVNLCLDMERKEVVEAVYSYWTKKRHLKGSALVRIFQCYQLRRAQLLPKNILRKKRSFKRQPSHSGRGKQRSFLQVVPEQQDALEEQNALLRVKEAKAAASRSEGLAVEKRQTAQFLMENADLATFKAAMALRIAEAARVAESADVAASFFLE, encoded by the exons ATGCCTTCGGTGGGGATGAGAAGGACGACGAGGGTTTTTGGGGCTAGGGTTTTGCGGTCGGGGAGGCGGTTGTGGTCGCCGCCGGTCGAGGGGAAGCACATTAGGGCGTCTGCCGCTGCCGGTGGTGGTGCGGCAAATGGGGAGGAGTGGATCGAGCTTTTCGACAATTCCACAGACGACGGAGACCGTGCCGGTGGTGAAGCCCAAATCCGGCAGAAGGAAAACGGTTGGCGGCGCGATCTTGGTTTGAAGCAGGATGCCACGGTAATGGAACTTGATGAGAAAGTAGCAGAGCCTGAGTCGGTGAGAAATGTGGGTAGGAATAATAGTAGGATGTGGGGTTCTGTTTACAAGAGGAAGAGAAAGGGAGCAGATATTGTGGGCCTTGATTTTGAAGGtagttgtaagaagaagaagacattgGAGGATAAGAGGTATGGGAAGCAGTTTGTTCGAAAGCAATGGGGGAGATTTCCATGCCCATTAGATGAAAGTTGCGGGCTTAAAAGTTCTGTGAGACGTAGGGTGCTCTTCGCGGTTGTTGAATCTTCGTCTTGCCGTAGCACGTTTTGGTTTGCTTGTTTTTTGGGCTTGGTTTTACAGTACTTGAGGAGGACCAAGCTGAGATTGGTGCAGCTTTCTGCGTTTGTGCTCTCTGAACCGCTTGCTCATGTTCTCTCTTCCCATGGCATTCATTTGTTACGG GATTGTCCTCGCATCAAAAGCTCTGGAATTTGCAAAATTTATGGATCCAGCTGTTTTGTCCCATTCTTTACTGTGGATTTTTCTGCCCTTCCATTCTGCTTTACATATTTGCATTCCAGCTTGCTTCTTAGATCTGCATTCTTGTCGTGTATTCTTGAGATGCATTCAAACTTGACGGACGATATAATGACTGAAGTAGAGGAAGACCTGCCATCATACATCTCTTACAAGAGAGATTCTCCTGTAATGGATACCCTAACTATTGGAGATGATAATTCTGGGAAGAGGAACAGCTTACACTCTTCTGTTGGAGCTACTAGATCAATTGGTAGAGTTGTGCAAACTAGGAGTGCCGTTAGATCCCGTCGTATACAGAAGAGGAGGAGTTCTATGAGGTCtagaagaaacaaaattccttcAGTTTTCCGTGGGCGGAAAACTAATGGTGCTCTGGTTTCTAATTTGTTTAGTTCCAGACGTGATGGCATTGCGTTGCCTCCTCTATTGTCTGATCGTCAACTGAGGAGTTCTGGTCGGAAGATTTCCTCGCCAAACATCAGAGAGTTGAAATCTTCCTTGGTGGGATTGGCACAGGACATTGGTTCAACAAGCTGCTCTGCaaacattttggttattgaatcGGACAAGTGTTTCAGGATAAAAGGTGCCATTGTTAAGCTGGAAAAAATTAATGCTTCAAAACAGTGGTCTCTTGCAGTTAAGAAAGATGGGATGACGAGATATACCCTCACCGCACAAAAGGTTATGAGACCCTGTGGTTCCAATCGTATCACTCATGACATAATTTGGACGGAAGATATTTACAATTGGAAGCTAGAGTTTCCTGATAGGAGAGACTGGATGATTTTCAAAGAACTTTATAAGGAATGTTCTCAGCGCAATGTACAGGCCCCAAGTGCTAATACGATCCCTGTTCCTGGGGTTTATGAAGTACCAGGTTATGCTGACAGCAATGATATCCCCTTCAAGCGACCAAATACGTACATCAGTGTGAAAGATGATGAGTTGTCAAGAGCATTAGAAAAGAGAGCAGCAAATTATGATCTGGACTCTGAAGATGAGGAATGGCTCAGAAAATTCAATAATGAATCTTATATCGGGAAGGAGCAATGGGAGCATGTCTCAGAAGATATTTTTGAGTTAATAATTGATGCTTTTGAGAAAGCTTTCTATTGCAGTTCAGATGATTACCCTGATCAGAAAGCAGCGGTGAATCTCTGTTTGGATATGGAGAGAAAGGAAGTTGTTGAAGCTGTATATAGTTATTGGACGAAAAAACGGCACCTGAAAGGTTCAGCCCTTGTTAGGATTTTCCAG TGTTATCAGCTAAGGAGAGCTCAATTGCTCCCAAAAAACATTCTACGAAAGAAAAGGTCATTCAAAAGGCAGCCAAGCCATTCTGGGAGAGGCAAGCAGCGATCTTTCTTGCAAG TTGTGCCTGAACAACAAGATGCTCTGGAAGAACAGAATGCCTTACTTAGAGTCAAAGAAGCCAAAGCTGCAGCAAGTAGATCTGAAGGTTTAGCTGTTGAGAAGCGTCAAACAGCACAGTTTCTCATGGAGAACGCTGACCTGGCAACGTTTAAAGCCGCAATGGCTCTTAGAATTGCAGAAGCAGCTCGAGTTGCGGAATCAGCTGACGTGGCAGCCTCTTTTTTTCTCGAGTGA